A region from the Aquimarina sp. ERC-38 genome encodes:
- a CDS encoding carbohydrate-binding protein — MKLHKKRVKSYLAIHALFLFLLFTFTSNSILAQVHTAIKSGNWSDASTWDKGIPKSSNRVIIKQGVTVNITGAHQAKEVVVHGRLRVFKTGTWNKALTTRWVHVNSGGIFEIGTANNRFDRGTFTLTLNGTNPTSNHSIPMANGQDMNITGNDGFLMAGGNGRLIFYGKEKISFTKLSQTANAGSNTIVVANVIDRNHDGSLSANRDGVFNWEVGDEIVIASSSDKYNEEDVRTITKIENLGGNSRLTLNRSLSYRHYGAIETYATKFDPKSFNKNRKAIPIDMRAEVALLSRNIKIQGLASQDTDTNFGDRKRLKISNGKASNGVGGHVMIMPTAGRIEVEGVQLHLMGQSGRLGRYPFHWHIARDRAGDVFKNSSITNSNNRAVVVHTTDNVLVEGIVAHDLHGHGFFTEDGVEEGNKFINNIAFGVHRVSKVDAFQGSAFIVDETDTFHDGGDRFRTTAAFWIANANNDFIGNICAGSQGSGFWYAPPSEPRGAAGGMPEYRNYKPKEIPLSIFKDNSVHSTVTGFVTLSRGPKDAGEFKQKEKFFGNVHPTFENLTVYQTSVGLYPLMTNITHIFKNFKASDNGTTNFDSDPTLFDGGLILGLSRGNKRKGGSVGSVFYHGSTIIKNVHIGGFGDSRFTTMFKTIGGNRVRPSFEVEGLSFEGDGTFKNMKKANRTNIRDTRAIFDRDGSLTTGFGGGRGYSFIGNNPWTVDTRLGETPPSSEFEWVLSRQRFGNLQTRHGGNDNDMPNIFLTGPNGTREQYIRASHGHRRAQLRWNSEYKMEFPDGYNASRHKLELTFHQWSRPRNSLGVVLRMVNMGNVIKPRGTINNIDLPQLKSLKALRDSKRDAYFKSGRDLYVKIMNRTKGIHEGYIRFIKDDGTNNNKGQDSNPIPHNSNPFVDDKTLTPPPPPPTSAIAIPGSFEAEDFLSKSGSVRVENLPGPSGKNLGYIRNGDATEYKVKVNGSGAYKFDIYASSAGTGGTVEILEAGKVVGTINIPVTGQWDTYKNYSKRVLLSNGEKNLQLRYKGKAGFLFNIDKIVVKKGASRAQVVRLSPIHDAYLQGSTRYNESIVRLDQNRRTAYLMFDLSSIKGTIEKVDLNFTVDSDAGNGSVNIHKGNANNWTETNISNANKPRATRLLGNINATYPIGTTRKVSLDATQITNGRKLTLVMSAVSGNDFAFQSKEHKGNKPPQLLITYKSGKADNIENTEIKVYPNPVQDILTIDGIQAGSYAKVYNTLGMLQKEVKFEDNQTTINMSDLSSGYYFIKIINGSEANKAIATEKIIKL; from the coding sequence ATGAAATTACACAAAAAAAGAGTCAAAAGTTATCTTGCGATTCACGCCCTATTTTTATTCCTGCTATTTACTTTTACCAGTAATTCAATTCTTGCACAGGTTCATACTGCTATAAAAAGTGGTAATTGGTCTGACGCCAGTACCTGGGACAAAGGTATCCCTAAATCCTCTAATAGAGTTATTATTAAACAAGGAGTTACTGTAAATATTACAGGTGCTCACCAAGCCAAAGAAGTTGTTGTTCATGGACGCTTACGTGTTTTTAAAACTGGAACCTGGAACAAAGCACTAACCACTCGTTGGGTCCATGTAAATAGTGGAGGTATTTTTGAGATTGGTACTGCTAATAACCGTTTTGATCGAGGAACATTTACACTTACTTTAAACGGCACCAATCCTACTTCAAATCATAGCATTCCTATGGCAAATGGCCAAGACATGAACATTACTGGTAACGACGGTTTTTTAATGGCCGGAGGAAATGGGAGACTTATATTTTATGGAAAAGAAAAAATAAGTTTTACTAAGCTTTCACAAACAGCCAATGCAGGTTCCAATACCATTGTGGTTGCTAATGTTATAGATAGAAATCATGACGGTTCGCTATCTGCTAATAGGGATGGAGTATTTAATTGGGAAGTTGGCGACGAGATTGTAATTGCCAGTAGTTCTGATAAATATAATGAGGAAGATGTACGAACCATTACTAAGATTGAAAACTTAGGAGGTAATTCTCGTTTGACTTTAAATAGAAGTCTGTCTTATCGTCATTACGGAGCTATAGAAACGTATGCAACTAAATTTGATCCTAAAAGTTTTAATAAAAATCGTAAGGCAATACCTATCGATATGCGGGCAGAGGTTGCATTATTAAGTAGAAATATTAAAATACAAGGATTAGCATCACAAGATACTGATACTAATTTTGGAGACAGAAAACGCTTAAAAATCAGTAATGGAAAAGCCTCTAACGGAGTTGGAGGGCATGTTATGATTATGCCTACAGCGGGTCGTATTGAAGTAGAAGGTGTACAGCTTCATTTAATGGGACAATCCGGAAGATTAGGAAGATACCCATTTCATTGGCATATCGCAAGAGACCGAGCAGGAGATGTTTTTAAAAATTCAAGTATCACTAATAGTAATAATAGAGCCGTTGTGGTTCATACTACAGATAATGTGTTAGTTGAAGGTATTGTAGCACATGATTTACACGGTCATGGTTTCTTTACCGAAGATGGAGTTGAAGAAGGAAACAAGTTTATAAACAATATTGCTTTTGGGGTACACCGAGTAAGCAAAGTGGATGCTTTTCAAGGTAGTGCTTTTATAGTTGATGAAACTGATACTTTTCATGATGGTGGAGACCGGTTTAGAACTACCGCAGCATTTTGGATTGCAAATGCTAATAATGATTTTATAGGTAATATTTGCGCCGGTTCACAAGGTTCAGGATTCTGGTACGCTCCACCATCAGAGCCCAGAGGTGCAGCTGGTGGCATGCCGGAATATCGCAATTATAAACCTAAAGAAATACCATTATCTATATTTAAAGATAATTCGGTACATTCTACAGTTACCGGTTTTGTAACCCTTTCTAGAGGACCTAAAGATGCTGGGGAATTTAAACAAAAAGAAAAGTTTTTCGGTAATGTGCATCCTACCTTTGAAAATCTTACGGTTTACCAAACATCTGTAGGGCTTTATCCTTTAATGACCAATATCACACATATCTTTAAGAATTTTAAAGCTTCGGATAATGGAACTACAAATTTTGATTCTGACCCGACCCTTTTTGACGGAGGATTAATTCTAGGATTGAGTAGAGGGAATAAGCGTAAAGGGGGTTCAGTAGGTTCTGTATTTTATCATGGAAGCACTATTATAAAAAATGTTCATATAGGTGGCTTTGGAGATAGTCGATTTACTACTATGTTTAAAACCATAGGAGGAAACCGTGTACGTCCGTCATTTGAAGTAGAAGGTTTAAGCTTCGAAGGCGACGGTACCTTTAAAAATATGAAAAAAGCAAACAGAACTAATATAAGAGATACCAGAGCTATTTTTGATAGAGATGGTTCTTTAACCACTGGTTTTGGTGGAGGTCGTGGGTATTCATTTATAGGTAACAACCCCTGGACAGTCGATACAAGATTAGGAGAAACTCCACCTTCAAGTGAATTTGAATGGGTATTGTCCAGACAGAGATTTGGTAATTTACAAACACGCCATGGTGGGAACGATAATGATATGCCCAATATATTTCTAACCGGACCTAATGGAACAAGAGAACAGTATATTAGAGCCAGTCATGGACATAGAAGAGCGCAGCTTCGTTGGAATTCGGAATATAAAATGGAATTTCCAGACGGCTATAATGCATCACGACATAAATTAGAGTTGACCTTCCACCAGTGGTCAAGACCTCGTAATAGCCTAGGGGTAGTATTACGTATGGTTAATATGGGGAATGTAATAAAACCAAGAGGAACTATTAACAATATAGATTTACCACAGCTAAAGAGTTTAAAAGCTTTACGAGATTCAAAACGTGATGCTTATTTTAAATCCGGTCGAGATCTATACGTGAAAATTATGAATCGAACTAAAGGAATCCATGAGGGGTATATACGATTTATAAAAGATGACGGAACTAACAATAATAAGGGTCAGGATTCTAATCCGATTCCTCACAACAGCAATCCGTTTGTGGACGATAAGACGCTTACACCTCCTCCCCCTCCTCCGACTTCGGCAATCGCGATTCCCGGTAGTTTTGAGGCAGAAGATTTTCTTTCAAAATCAGGAAGCGTAAGAGTAGAAAACCTACCTGGACCGTCAGGTAAAAATCTTGGATATATAAGAAACGGAGATGCTACGGAATATAAAGTAAAAGTAAACGGTAGTGGTGCATATAAATTTGATATTTATGCTTCTAGTGCGGGTACCGGTGGAACTGTAGAAATTCTGGAAGCTGGTAAGGTAGTCGGTACTATCAATATTCCGGTCACAGGTCAATGGGATACTTATAAGAATTACAGTAAAAGAGTATTACTATCAAACGGAGAGAAAAATCTACAACTACGTTATAAAGGAAAAGCAGGGTTCTTATTTAATATCGATAAAATAGTCGTTAAGAAGGGAGCTTCTCGTGCACAAGTTGTGAGATTATCTCCAATACACGATGCCTACTTACAAGGATCTACCAGGTACAATGAATCTATTGTAAGACTAGATCAAAATAGAAGAACTGCTTATCTTATGTTTGATCTTTCTTCTATCAAAGGTACTATTGAAAAAGTAGATTTAAATTTTACCGTAGATTCGGATGCAGGTAATGGTAGTGTAAATATTCATAAGGGGAATGCCAATAATTGGACCGAAACTAATATTTCTAATGCCAATAAACCTCGTGCTACCAGATTATTAGGTAATATAAATGCTACGTATCCTATTGGGACTACTAGAAAAGTTTCTTTGGATGCTACTCAAATTACTAATGGACGTAAGTTAACCCTGGTTATGAGTGCGGTTTCAGGCAATGACTTTGCCTTCCAATCTAAGGAGCATAAAGGTAACAAACCTCCCCAGTTATTGATTACCTATAAATCCGGAAAAGCAGATAATATTGAAAATACCGAAATAAAGGTATATCCTAATCCGGTGCAGGATATACTTACTATAGATGGCATTCAAGCAGGTTCTTATGCAAAAGTGTATAACACCTTGGGAATGTTACAAAAAGAGGTTAAATTTGAAGATAACCAAACTACTATTAATATGAGTGACCTTTCTTCAGGATATTATTTTATTAAGATTATAAATGGTTCTGAAGCAAACAAAGCGATTGCGACTGAAAAAATAATCAAACTATAG
- a CDS encoding fatty acid desaturase family protein — MINANVKFSRVDSAKFFRTLNKRVNTYFKENNLKRTGNWKLHVKTIIMFSIFLTPYFLILTLDISQWWMLLLTIIMGVGMAGVGMNVMHDGNHGSYSSKKWINKLMGSSMYILAGNVYNWQVQHNVLHHTYTNIHGHDEDMDAGRVIRFTKHAKWRRFHKFQHYYSVFLYGLLTFNWALTTDFKQTKRYLAKKLSYGKLPSPLKQWSTVVVTKIIYAVVWIVIPMLFLAIAWWKILIGFFVMHYVAGLILSVVFQLAHMVEEAQMPLPDNTGTMKNTWAIHQLFTTVNFSTKNRLVNWFTGGLNHQVEHHIFPNISHVHYTKISKIVKQTAKEFNLPYNEYSTTRSAIISHFKHLKEMGMNPALSS; from the coding sequence ATGATAAATGCTAATGTGAAATTCAGTCGAGTTGATTCGGCTAAATTTTTTCGAACTTTAAATAAAAGGGTCAACACGTACTTTAAGGAAAACAATTTAAAGAGGACTGGAAACTGGAAACTTCATGTGAAGACTATTATTATGTTTTCAATCTTTTTAACTCCGTATTTTCTAATTCTTACCCTTGATATATCCCAGTGGTGGATGCTTTTGTTAACTATTATTATGGGAGTAGGCATGGCTGGCGTAGGGATGAACGTGATGCACGATGGGAATCATGGTTCGTATTCATCAAAGAAATGGATCAACAAGTTAATGGGCAGTAGCATGTATATCCTTGCGGGTAACGTTTATAACTGGCAGGTACAACATAATGTACTGCATCATACCTATACTAATATTCACGGGCATGATGAGGATATGGATGCCGGGAGGGTCATTCGTTTTACAAAACATGCCAAGTGGCGACGTTTTCATAAATTTCAACATTATTATTCTGTTTTTTTATACGGGCTACTTACCTTTAATTGGGCACTTACTACGGATTTTAAACAAACCAAACGTTACCTGGCTAAAAAACTATCGTATGGTAAATTACCAAGTCCGCTAAAACAATGGAGCACGGTTGTAGTAACTAAAATTATATATGCCGTAGTATGGATTGTAATCCCTATGCTATTTTTAGCTATTGCCTGGTGGAAGATTCTTATTGGATTTTTTGTAATGCACTATGTTGCCGGACTTATTTTAAGTGTGGTTTTTCAATTGGCACATATGGTAGAAGAAGCACAAATGCCGTTACCGGACAATACGGGAACCATGAAAAACACCTGGGCAATTCATCAGTTGTTTACTACAGTTAACTTTAGCACAAAGAATCGGTTGGTCAATTGGTTTACGGGAGGCTTAAACCATCAGGTAGAACATCATATTTTTCCAAATATCAGTCATGTTCATTATACTAAAATATCCAAAATTGTAAAGCAGACGGCAAAAGAATTTAATTTGCCGTATAATGAATATTCAACCACGCGTAGTGCGATTATCTCTCATTTTAAACATTTAAAAGAAATGGGGATGAATCCGGCACTATCGTCATAA
- a CDS encoding pyridoxal phosphate-dependent aminotransferase: protein MSTSTKTNVQLSDRINQLKASATLAMAAKARELRAEGKDIIGLSLGEPDFNTPDYIKDAAIQAVNDNYNSYTPVDGYVELKEAIITKFKRDNNLTYDASQIVVSTGAKQSLYNVAQVYINPGDEVILPCPYWVSYSDIVKLAEGVPVEVTTSIDNDFKMTAEQLENAITDKTKMIWYSSPCNPSGSIYSKSELRALADVLQKYPDIIVVSDEIYEHINYVGDHASMAQFEDMYDRTVTVNGVAKAFAMTGWRIGYIGAPTAIARACNKIQGQVTSGANCIAQRAVITALKEPVSRIQYMVDEFKERRSLILNLLSDIKGFECNEPEGAFYVFPDISHYFGKTLNGTTINNASEFSMYLLEHANVATVTGEAFGNKNCIRISYAASTDQIKEAISRIKESVS, encoded by the coding sequence ATGAGTACTTCTACAAAAACTAACGTACAGTTATCTGACAGAATCAATCAATTAAAAGCTTCTGCTACCCTGGCAATGGCTGCCAAAGCACGAGAGCTAAGAGCAGAAGGTAAAGACATTATCGGATTAAGCTTAGGAGAACCGGATTTTAATACTCCGGATTACATTAAAGATGCTGCCATACAGGCGGTAAACGATAATTATAATTCGTATACTCCGGTTGACGGATACGTAGAGTTAAAGGAAGCTATTATTACTAAATTTAAACGTGATAATAATTTAACTTATGATGCTTCTCAAATTGTAGTTTCTACCGGGGCTAAACAATCTTTATATAATGTGGCACAGGTATATATAAATCCGGGAGATGAAGTAATCCTACCCTGCCCGTATTGGGTAAGTTATAGTGATATTGTAAAACTGGCCGAAGGTGTACCGGTAGAAGTAACCACTTCTATTGATAACGATTTTAAAATGACGGCAGAACAACTGGAAAATGCTATTACAGACAAAACCAAAATGATTTGGTATAGTTCACCTTGTAATCCTAGTGGTTCTATTTACAGTAAGTCAGAATTACGAGCACTTGCCGATGTTTTACAAAAATACCCGGATATTATTGTAGTAAGTGATGAAATCTATGAACATATTAACTATGTAGGAGATCATGCTTCTATGGCACAATTTGAAGATATGTATGATCGTACGGTAACGGTAAATGGGGTAGCTAAAGCTTTTGCCATGACCGGATGGAGAATCGGATATATCGGAGCACCTACCGCAATTGCTAGAGCTTGTAATAAAATACAGGGACAGGTAACAAGCGGAGCAAATTGTATCGCACAGAGAGCGGTAATTACTGCGCTAAAAGAACCGGTAAGCCGAATTCAATACATGGTCGATGAATTTAAAGAAAGAAGGTCTTTAATCCTTAATCTACTATCAGACATTAAAGGTTTTGAATGTAACGAACCTGAAGGTGCTTTTTATGTATTCCCGGATATTTCGCATTATTTTGGTAAAACCTTAAATGGAACTACTATTAACAACGCTTCTGAATTTTCTATGTATTTACTAGAACATGCTAATGTAGCAACGGTGACCGGAGAAGCTTTTGGAAACAAAAATTGTATTCGGATTTCGTATGCAGCAAGTACTGATCAAATAAAAGAAGCCATCAGCCGAATTAAGGAATCGGTTTCTTAA
- the rsmG gene encoding 16S rRNA (guanine(527)-N(7))-methyltransferase RsmG, which translates to MELLLKYFPDLTIVQLQKFEKLQYIYKDWNAKINVISRKDIDFLYERHILHSLGIAKIQRFKPNASILDVGTGGGFPGIPLSILFPESSFHLIDTIAKKIKVVKEVASALELDNVLAEQKRAGTFDGRYDFIVSRAVTNMPDFVKWVRKNTRKQSKHPLANGVLYLKGGDLTEELASFPKATEYLLSDYYEEAFYETKKVVHLPVKYKL; encoded by the coding sequence GTGGAACTTTTACTTAAATATTTTCCGGACTTAACAATTGTTCAACTTCAAAAGTTTGAAAAGCTTCAATATATTTACAAAGATTGGAATGCAAAAATCAATGTAATTTCTAGAAAAGATATTGATTTTTTATACGAACGTCATATTTTACACTCGTTAGGAATTGCAAAAATTCAAAGGTTTAAACCTAATGCTTCGATATTAGATGTAGGTACCGGAGGTGGATTTCCAGGAATACCTTTAAGTATTCTTTTTCCGGAAAGTTCTTTTCATTTAATTGATACGATTGCTAAGAAAATCAAAGTGGTAAAGGAAGTAGCTAGCGCACTGGAACTGGATAATGTGTTAGCCGAACAAAAAAGAGCAGGAACTTTTGATGGTAGGTATGATTTTATTGTAAGCCGAGCGGTAACTAATATGCCTGATTTTGTAAAATGGGTTCGGAAAAATACTAGAAAGCAATCCAAACACCCATTAGCAAATGGTGTTTTATACTTAAAGGGCGGAGATTTAACCGAAGAACTAGCTTCGTTTCCTAAAGCCACGGAATATTTATTATCTGATTATTACGAAGAAGCCTTTTACGAAACTAAGAAAGTAGTGCATTTGCCAGTAAAGTATAAATTGTAG